One Coffea eugenioides isolate CCC68of chromosome 2, Ceug_1.0, whole genome shotgun sequence genomic window, aTAGTCAAACAGTTActttcatttttgtttcttctgcCCTCAGTTTTCCCCCGAAAAAAGACATGGACCATGGACCCAAGAATGTATATGGCATTTGCACAGATCTTTCTGCTCGTGTTTACCTTCCAAACATGACTTGAAATTGGATTTCAGTTTCAGTTTCACCTGAAACTTTAAAACTTACTTCTGTCATTCACAATTTTACTAGTGTTGCTATGGATCTAGTCAAGCAACTTGTGTTTGTATCAGGTCTTGGTTGGTGCTTGTTCATTTTATTGCTGCTAAAGTTTGCCTTGACTAGTTTACTTCaggatttaattttttttttcttctttccatATATCTGGAATGTATTGTTTGGCCCCACGGTGACAttaattttttccaaatatATGTAAACACCGTAAATTTGCTAATTCACTTGGTAAAGGTTGATCAAAGAGAAAGCATGTAATAAAATAGATTTGTCTATTTAGATGTCACAATGATGGGTAAGATTGATTTTTCTAAATCCTATTCTTGCATGGAAACTTGAAGTCATAACtgttcttttttctctctcttgttggTTCAGTAAAACTAAGAATCATGAGTTGTTGGTCCTTGTTATTAACGTTGGCATTTATTCATTTGTTACTTGGTTGCTTGCAGATTCCAGTTCGACCTTTCAGACATAACGAATACGAGAGATTCATAACAGCTGCTTTTCCTTACTATGGGGCATCGTTCTCTATggtactctctctctctcatctgcGAATGCATATGCACCCTACAAGTATTAGTAGAATTGCATCTTTTGCAGTAGATCTTAGAGGGGATATTTAAATGATAGAGCTTCTTTCCCTGTGGATCATTGACATGGCTCATGCTGAAAAGAGTAATAGTCACTGTGCTTGATTTAATATCTGTATACAGTTGCCGCTTTtgaggggggaaaaaaaaaggggttgaTTGCTGCTGCATATTGGTTTTGTTTTTTCCTGATCTTCTTTGAGCAATGATAAGGTGCTTAGTTTATTGCGAGTTGTTTGTTTGGAGGTCTCTTTCTTCTGAATTGGACTTTACATTGGGCTTTATGAAAGTCGTTCTTGTAATGGACCAGTGTGAGGTTCCTGACTTTGTACCCGCCTAATTCTACTCTACGGGAATGAGATTAGTACCTCGATGATGGAGGAGAAAGTGCTTCTAGTCCGTTTCAGCCATTTGCTTGCTCTGTTATCTTTTCTAGTTCgttactttttattttatttttttttaaatcgtTGTTGACAACCTTGAATGTGTTGTATTTCTGATTTTTCTTAAACTTGTAAATGTCTCAGATGGCAGGTTTTCTTCTTTTCACCATTTTCTACTTGTACAACAAGTAACAAGGGAACCAAGCCAAAGTGGTCAAGATGCCGAAACAAAGGACTGCATTTTGCATGTTGAAGGGAATGTGTCCCTTATTTTATGTCCGTCCTGTAATATTTAGGAGTTAGAGGCTCTTGCGATCTTTAAATTTAAGACGGAAGTAGGAGTAGATGTATAGAGGTTCAATAGAAACTTTGTCTATTTAAATCGTTTGGTAAATTCGTAGTTCCTTGAAAATCATTTTTCTGAATagattttattttcttctttgtttcccAGTCTTTGGTTTAAAGTTTAAAcaccccaccccccccccctttttttttcaaccaaaacaccaaaaaaaaaagagcaaatgCTAGctacttcccttgtaagatgGGTGGAGCCTATGACTTTCAGTTTCATTCACGGCCAATATCCATCAATCGCACGCTACCACATGCCTTCCGCGGCAGCATCGCCTCCGCCAATCTCTGGCCTGACTTCTCGAAATGGaggtttattttttatttactaCTCTAATAAGATGTGGATTTAATTTTGCAAATATCTCGCGAGGGCGCAAGGGTATATGTATGGGTGGCATGGGAAGCGGACGCAAGCAGGAAGGCAGCGGACTGGGACGGGGTCTGGTGATCGTCAGTGGTAAATTACTCGGTAAAGGATTTTCACCTGTTGTAATTCAGCCAATCACCGAACACAACACCAGCTGATATGATATTCACACTTCTCCTTTTCAGCTTTCTGTACTAtctttttcactttttattGATACAAAATCTTTCATTTCCGGTGTAAATATCGTTTCCCTAATTCACAGTAGTATTATCAAAACTTTAAACAAATGAGAATAACGAATGGTCTTGGCACTCCATAAAAATGTTTTGGAATTGGACGTCCATTATTGGTTAATTAACTTGACAAAAATGTGTAATTACAGCACCGACAGCCCTTAAATGTTTACttttgaaaacaataaaattctAACGGAGGGTCAATCCCATTAAACAGTACCTATCCCATGGATAGCGACCGCTTGTCAATTCATATAACTTAAAACTAGACTTGGAGAAATTCAGGAGGATtcaagttgccggcttttgaagTTACTGTGGGAATTAGGTTTATTTGTAAAAATATACTTACTTTCGTAAGAAAATGTATGAGAACAGAAAATTCATTACCAGGGGCTTGGAAGTAGTTACTTCTTAGCAGTAGCGCACCCTGTGGAGttttctatcccacatcggaTTGGAGGGGTTGGATGTTTGGATAGATAAGTCCCTCGCGGGACTTTAAAAGTTGCCGTCTTTTGAAGTTATTATTGGGATTAGATTTATTTACAAAAACATGTTTACTTTCGTGAGAAAATGTATGGAAACAGAAATTCAGGAGGATTCACCAAAATCAGCAAACCAGGTGGCAAATTTAGACTAATCTTTGCAAGCTGGTCAGCATTCCCTCTCTCCAACAAACGTGTTGTagtaaatggcattccctttacTATGCAGCATTTTCTAACACAGTAACGAGCAAGTATCGTCGTGAACCAACAAGACAAAAGCTCCATTTTTAGGGTTTCCAGATTAAGGGCAGTCTTCGAAACCTTCTACCGATGACATTAGCTATAAATCCCCAATCCGATTACAACCAACTCAAATGCTTGCTTCTCACACTTGAACAATATTAATTTTAATAGAACTCAAGCGCCGTCACTCTTTAAATCCAACTTACCCCAAATTTTCACTCCGTGGCTTTCAAGCAGCGGCAAGAATGGAAGAAAGTagcaagaaaaggaagaaaaataaatgtttaaacaagtaaacatattcATTCTCACagcctcaaaaaaaaaaaaaaaaaaagaattcattGGAAATACTAGTAATCGCAGTATGGTGTGTGGCAAAGCTACTAGTAAACGCCTTGTCTGTGAATAGAGAAGAAAATGGCGCTATCAGCGAAGCTTCCACGGCGTCATTATTGGCCTCCCATGAATCAGATAAGCACAAATCAGATCAGCTTATCTGGGATTAATGAAGGCACCTACTTCCATATCTAACGGGGATTTACAGGCTTCAACCCTAAAACCTAATTAAATTAAACCACAATCACCGACGAGTGAGTGTGCGAGTGAGTGAGTGACATCTCCCCTTTCCCCAAAACTCCACGCCGACACACTTCCACTGCCACTCCACAGCCCTCCAACTGCTACCTCCTTCCCCCTCCGATAATGCCCTTTACCTATCTATCCATCCATTTAATGGTGGCCATCTTCGGCTGGAATCCTTTTATAGGCGGCGGTACAAACCCTACTTCCAAATTTCAGAATAGTACACTCTTTAATCCCTCccgtatttatttatttatttcttttgctCGCCCATTAGAAATAGAATGAGGTGTTCCTTTCCACCacccaattaaaaaaaaaaaagagtttttgtttttaaattttaaaacattaaGGAGACATTTCAACGAAACACACTTTTTTACCCCTTTCAAGCAAACAAAATATTTATTATAGTGGATGGTTGTCTCCAGGAATTTCTTCGTATGAACTTAAAAATTTACTATTTCACTTTGATTCTTTTTAAGGAAAAGGAGATACCACTTTTTTCGTTAAAGCAtaagtgaaataaaaaaaaatatttgtaaattttGATAAACATGTATATGGAGATTTTCAGAACTAGAAACGGACTCTAATATAAAAGaatatgttttttttattatccACATCATGGAATTTTATACTTAGGcaaattatataattttaatagagtaaattttatatgcACTGACAATTTATGCACTACCACCATTGGATATCCCTGACATATgtgtaaaaattaaattttaaattcaaattttacatatttaCCATTCATTCAACGCTACACTGTCAGtataagaaagattaatctatTTTAATATGAGTTTGACAAACTTAAGCATACTACTTTAAAAGTCCGTGCTACGCACGTTCATAAAGAATGttatgaaaataaataaataaacagcTATGGAAATACATAACacataaaaatttaataaacAATAGTTTAACCTATGAAATATCAAACAATTCCCACTTTTGACTTTATATAAATCCCACCTATTTCTTGctgaaaaatctaaaaaaaaaaaacaatttttagCTAACATCTATCTAGTGCAAACAtgcattacaaaaaaaaatgtggtATAACATATAAAATattgggtaaaaaacaaaaagaatcccctgtgataaacctaatacacaaaaaagcccccaatggtttcaaaatatataacacgacaccttatactttgaaataaattgtaaaggtgacggaatccgttaaacttaacggaaatggacaaaatgaccgaaatgccctgatataattaagcaaaagacagctcaaaaaatcatttgttttattctctaaatagagagaattgagggttaagggatataataggtatatttgataaaaattaggtataaatttttttttttaggttccaataagtcatttccgttaagtttaacggattccgtcacctttacaatttagtccAAAGCATAAGATGTCGtgttatatattttgagatCATAGCATTTCTGTGTTTTAAACTTACCACAAgagacttttttgttttttaccctattATATTTGCTAAATGTCAATTCATTTCACAACTATTATGTCCAATAtttagaaatttcaataaaGCATTTGCCAAAATGTCAAATTCATTACATTGGGCATAAAATCCATTGAGTATCATATTCTTTcgagaagaataaaaataattatcaaGGCtctattttatataattttaaattttaaatttcaaaatctttgtttgtttatttggCCTAAAATAGTAAGTAGTACATGATGGCTTTATATTTGTAAAACAAGAATATAATGCGTTAAATATATGCAACTTAAGTAGGAGAATATTGGTGAATAGAGGTGAGtaaattttttaggaaaaatcattcaaaacgtcTCTCATATTTTGtgaaatgacttttttcgtccctcacttttaaaagtatatttttacgtcccttacaaattcacattggtcaaatttggtctcTACGTAGGCTTCCGACTAGTTTTTTTGTCGGAATTTATCACGTGCCTTGCAGGTGAtcatttttaggggcaaaattgtcaaattaaaatttatataatCTGATCTATAATCCcttatatttcacaaaatgaattatttcgtcccttacatttcacaaagtaaattttttaatccctcacatttcagaaaatgaatttttttcattcatCATTGACCATGTAtataaatagtttttttttaaatctatgtatatatctatttgatttcacataaacagtacgaatagcatgtaatatatctctatttgatttcatctaaacagACTAATTGTAATTGTATACATGCTACTCAATAGATGTATACATGAGTTTAAATctaacaattttgttttaaacccatatatatatttatttgattttaccatGTGAATCTATTCAATTTTTATAGCATTTCTCTTTTgataataattcatttattaagTTGTATAATAAGATCATCTAATTAATCAGTCCTAATTCGAATTCTATAGTCATGCTAACAAATTACaatttaaatctgaaatttttactcACCACCtttaagaccaacagttgaatttcttatttttgattgtcttaaaatttgaaagtgttaatcacttacttctttttgttatacttttcctttgtttattttttgtccaaatttaattcaatataaatacttgataatatttagaattaaatatcttctttattttcaattttcgagcaaaagaaaatgaacattagtgaaaaattaataatttttttaaacccctatatatatctatttaattttacttaaatagtatatttaggtgaaatcaaataaatatatacatgaattaaaaaaaagttattcgtacgcatgatcaatgagggatgaaaaaatttattttgtaaaatatgaaggatgaaaaaattcattttgtcaAATGTAAGGgacaaaataattcattttatgaaatgtgagcgacaaaaaaattcattgtatgaaatgtgagggactatggaTCAGATAAtgcaaattttgatttgacaattttacccttaaaaaatgatcacgtatAAGGTACGTGGTGGAGTACGATAAAAAAACTAGTCAGAAACCTAGATATGAATCatatttgaccaatgtgaatttgtaagggatgtaaaaatacacttttaaaagcgaggaacaaaaaaaattattttgcaaaacgTAAGGggcgttttgaacgatttttccaattttttaagCAAGATATAGAATACAATGATGAATAGGAGCATGCACACTACATAAAAGATAAAAGTATTGTTATACTTTAATATTCATAAGAGAAACAACTTGTGTCATCTATGGACCATAATGTGTAACAACTAAATTTATTACTACAACCTTTTTTCAAAACCCCATACTTTTCCAGACCCTTCCCATCCCCTAAATTTATCAAaactaattatatatataaactttAAATTTGCCACAAATTCTTAAGAAAAAAATACTATTCATACTTTTTTATTGGAATTCACTTAACATAAGAACAAGAATTACATTCTTCATTCAGTgaaaaactcttttttttttgtttactattCTTTATCACAAATAAGCTTTTTagataaaaatgataaaaaagtTTAATCTATTTATTGTGTAATAAAATTTAGACTATTGGTTGActacatttttatattttttattttgaatggGAATTGCATATGTTACTTCCTAtagcaaaatttaaaaattgtaaaGTTATTCTTTCATTTAGTAaatttattagtgatttttaaCCTAATAATTGGATAAATTGTTTTCAATCGTAatgatttaaaattttgtttcagttttaattttattatttcacgTACTTGTTAGGTCTTTAGATTGTAAAttgatatattttttatttttgaattgcatATTTTTAGAGAAAGAGAGTTTTTAGGAGCTTTTTCGAATGGCCTAGAATAAAAACTAGATGAAGAATTTATACATATATAGAGAGACATAGATGATAATATGTAAAATATAGACATTTGTCTAGATAatctcaaaatttgaaaacacAGATAATAGATATAAAAACCAAATAGATTTTGggaataaaggaaaaaattcaCAATAGTAATTTAGATTAGATTAATACATAACCAAAAATATATGTGgactagaaaactcatttttccttttgaatgTTAAAGTCGTGTGTATCGCCAAGGTGTTAGGATTtcaaataatttaaattttaaaacgATGAAAATATAGTCTACAATCAATTTCTGAGATCAATTCATTACAttttaggaattaaaataaatagaaaatctACAAAAAATAAGGATTGAGAGTTTGAAGGTATGGGAAGACTTTTGACCGAAAACTCCTCCTATAATTTATATAGATATGGATATCTATATTACATATAATGAGAGAGCCTCCTTTTAATGCAAACAATTTATGTCACCTAATATTATACCAAAAATAACccctaaaaataattttaaaatattcaaGTTCCTTCTTTTTTCTATGCCATGATCTTGAGTAAGGATGTAAATGAATATAATCAATCTGAACACCCTAGTGTAGagacttgtttgattattttaataaatttaaaattttgttcaaactTGGCTTGTTTGTTCATCAAATTGAGTTTGAACAAGATTCTTATCAAACTTGAATGTTGTCAAACCTAAAATGCTGTTTCGATTTAGTTTGACTAGTTGGCGAACCAAGGTCGAACAAGCTTTTACCAAATCGAACTCGGTTCGAATATCAAATAGTTTGATTTATTTTTCAACCCTAATTTTGAGTACATTTACTCACATTCCCTCTTTTTCTCTACCATCATTTTAAATACAACAACttcctaaaaaataaaaagaaatatagTAGTATCTATAGATTTTTCAGAAAAGCACATAAATCCCCTAACGTAATTTTGCATATAATAGttcattataaaaaaaataaatatttataaattttgaaataagtACATAAAGTGTGTCAAAAGCATAGTAGATGTTAAAGTGCATATCATCTTGGTGTTAGGATTTGAAATAATTATGAGAATATAGTCTATGgtcaatattttgaaattaactctttatatttttggaattaaaacaaatatagatatagatattaAAGTCGTGAGTATCATCAAGGTGTTAGGATCTGAGAtaatgatgagaatatagatGGTATTGAAATCGAGTCATTAAATTTCAGGAATTAAAATAATTAGAAAatctataataaaaaaaaaggaagtgaGAGCTTGGAGGCCTAGAAAGGCTTCCAACCAAAAAGGCAAAAACTCCTTCTGTAACTTATACAGATATAAATGTTTGTTAAAGTCGTGTGTATTATCAAGGTATTAggaaataatttaaattttgaaatgataAGAATATAGTCTACAATCAATATATTGAAATTAACTCATTAcattttagaaattaaaataaatagaaaatctacaaaaaaaaagggaattgaGAGTTTAGTGGTCTAGGAAGGCTTGTAACCAAAAACCTGTTCTAtgatttatatagatatagacaTTCTGGTActttgtttttaaatttttttaatcctCCCTCCCATTTTTCACACATCTTTTCACTCTCAACTGTCAGATGCAAGATTTGATCCTAAATCTAACAATAGAAAAGACTCTAAGAGTTCTCCCTtgatcatatatatatatatatatatatatatactagtatGTGAATGCTAGTATATGTACTAAATtactgaaattttcaaaaatagtGCTACATTGATATCAATTTTAAGTCTTATTCTTCCATAAGAGACATTGGGTTATTAAATTTTCATCATCTTATTAGTTTTATATTGTACAAATCAATAGAAATTATGATATGTGCTGTATTAAACTAGAAAGATGTGTTATTATCCTTGCCACAAATATTAAATTATGcgaataaatttaaatattattcGTGTAGTACAATACATCAAAAAAAATTCGTATTTTATATAGTTAGTCAAAAGGTACAaattaactctttttttttttaaatatatatgaAATTCGAAAGTTTTTTTCTAATCATATTGTTGTAGCATACAACATTTTACTAGCTATGGTCGTTTGAGTAAGAATTTAGATTTGACATTTAAGTGAGTCCAGACTCCTTAAAATAGTATTCGAGAAAATAGCGAGTTGGTCGAAGAATACGGTCGACTCATTGATTATTGAACTTTTGCTTAGATTTAGTGTAAGAATATTCTTACTCTATATTCATGAGGGAGTGCTGATGAGAATGAAATGCTAAGCATTAATTATTTGGTATGATGACATTATAAAAGCGTTCACATTGGTGAATATATACCGTCTTTATTATAGTTTATATATACATGGCAAGTGATTAAAAAAATTGGTCATATGGTGGATACCGTCTTTATTATTCATGGCAAGTTATTAATTGATTAGTTGAACCGATCCATGGAGAGGATGAAACAGAGATAAGTACTAGGATCCTCACGCACTATATATATATGCCTGAGTCGGGTGCCTCCTCCAGCACTGTTGGTCAGTTCTTCCAATATCCAACACTTACCACCACTTTCTCCACCAACTCAAAAAGTTCTCCTTAGACCAGGTAGGTTGACAAGTTTCCCCTTTAAAATCCCATTTGTACGTCTTTTTTCTTTATGGcatagcattttttttttttttgttcagcATTTTCTGGCCAAAcatgaaatcagaaaaaatttgtttttataTTTCGAgagcactttttttttctttttctttttcttttttttcccaaaagatCTAACGAACCTTGAAAAGTTGGTATGGAATCTAACCTACACATGAGCAATCACACAACGAATCCCTGCCACCTGGTCCTCTATCCATACAAAAAATTTCATGGTCCAGTCATGATCAAAATTATGGCTTATATTATTATATTGTTGGTGGATTAATTTTTGTAGAAGAGAAATTTGCAACGGTGGATTGTCTGTCATGAACTGAAAAACAAAGAGTAGGAGAAATTTGTTCATCCCACCTGCTAACAGCTATGGTAGCTATAGTTCTTCTTAAATCCGCAAATACTCTTTTGAAAATGAGCTTTTTTCCAGAGCATGGGTACCTGACTGCAAGTTCGAACAGATTTAAGCTATAGAATGCTGCAAAAATGGGGTCTTCAGCAGTAACGGGTAAATATAAACCCAGCCGTAGTATTCCATGGtaaatttctttctttattttttttttcactgctACCCATATCCCCAAGACAGCTTAATCAGTAAATCTGTTGCACCTGATGAAAAGGATTCAGTCATACATAACCCCTCCAAAAGACCATCAAAAGGAAACTAACATCTTCCTCTCTAATTCCTGCATAATCTCGTTTGCTTTTTTGAATTTGTCCATGACACAGAAAATTtactcttcttcttttcttttctattctgTAGAATCTGTACTGATGTTTGCCGTTGCAGATTAGGGCCTGTTTCTTTTCATATTACCGAGCAATGGGAAACATTTTACAGTTAAATAAtcgttcttcttcttcttcttctttttctttccctgttccaaaaaagttTAATTGTGGTTGGAACTTAATGGTTGGGCAGCTGCATGGGTTGCTTTGGCGGTATCTTCAACAAGAACAAGGTGATCTTCATCATGGGAGCCACAGGAACTGGAAAATCCCGTCTGTCAATCGACCTGGCAACCCAAATTCCTGCTGAGATTATAAACTCGGACAAAATACAAGTGTACAAGGGACTTGACATTGTGACCAACAAGGTTACCGAGAAGGAGAGAGAAGGGGTGCCGCACCATTTGCTGGGAGAAGTGGAGCCTGATTCCGACTTCACTACTCGTGACTTCTCTTACGAGGCACTCTCAGCCATAGACAGGATTCTGGACTCTGGTCGATTCCCAATCATTGTTGGTGGATCCAATTCGTTTCTCGAAGCACTTGTGGAGGACCCTCTTTACAAGTTCAAATCAAGATTCGCTTGTTGCTTCATTTGGATTGATGTTTCCCTACCCGTTCTTTTTTCCTATGTCTCCAAAAGAGTTGATCAGATGGTGGATGCAGGTCtattccctctctctctctctctctctctaatttGCCCCTttggtgtgtgtgtgtatatatatatatatatgtgtgtgtgtgtgtatgtaacATCCATGCTTGTATAGTATTGAGTTTGATATAGATTAGGTCTGCATTTGTCTTATCTCAAAAAACATATAGTATATTATGGTCGGACAAAGTAGATTAGATGTGCTTTATTGTGATAAAAGGATGcgtaaaataatcaaacaatttTTCATATCGGATTATTTTCTGACCGAAATTGAAATTACATCACGAATTCGCCACGACTGTTAGTGAGTTGGGTCCTTTTTCTTGATTTATACGGCTCAAATAAAGGTTGAAATCAATCTAATACTAGAGATTAATGCTTGCATCACTATAAGCAGGCCTAGTTGAAGAAGTTGGAGAAATATTTGATCCGGAGGCAGATTATGGCAGAGGCATTCGACGGGCAATTGGAGTCCCTGAAATGGACGAGTACTTTCGGGCGGAGGCAAAAATGGACGAAACAAGCAAGGAGACGTTGCTGGCTTCAGCTATTGAAGAAATTAAGAGCAACACTTGCAAATTAGCTTGCCGTCAGGTGGAGAAGATTCAGAGGCTAAAGAACGAGCTTAGATGGCCCATAAGCCGCATCGATGCTACAGTTGTGTTCGAGAAAACAAGCGGAGAAGAAGCTGATAATGCATGGAATATGTGCGTCCTCGACCCATGCATGGAGATACTCAGTCCATTTCTCAATGCATAGCAGCCAGCAGCAGGAAGATCATGTCCAACCCCTtcccccaaaagaaaaaaaaaatgaacaacatGTCCCAACCGAGATGAAAATGGCTTGGAAGTTGCAAATTAGCTAGCTTACAtctagatatatatatatatatatatcgcaAAAATTTTATGGATGGTTTTCCTTGGCTATGGTGTGTAGGAAATTTAAGTTTGCGTAGAAGCTAGATTTTACATGGTTGGATTAAATCTAATTGTGTATTGGAAAATATTATAACCTTGGTAGTCTTCTTCATAGCCATAATTGATAATACCAGTcgcattcttttttttttttttttttttttggggtcagaAACACAAGAAATTAAAAGGCTTAACTCACCCTGTAAATCATGTTCCCACATAAACCAGTTATCTCAATTCTCAAATTCAGCTCCAACTCATATTAAATATGCCCTAAACAAGTAAGAATACAACCATCTGGTGAACACGAAAGAGAGCACAAAGCAAACAAACCAGACTAACTAAATCACCAAATCAAGCAGAGACGACACTGGAAAAGAAAACCAGTCACTAGCAAATGGAAAATGTGAGCCATGCACGTAGAGAAAGATCGATCAAGATCAGAGCGTGGTGGTGCAGGATCCAATTAGCAATGGAAGGAGTCGGTAATATGGCATTTGACAGGGAGTTCCATGGCGTGGTCGGGATCAATTCCAAACATAGGCATGTAGCTGGAAAATGAGCAAAGGCAAGTCAAGTCGGCAAGCTTGAGAGCCGTGCAACAACGACCCTGTTGCGGGACCTTAACAGCTGCAGCCGCCACAGCTGGTTTGCAGGACATCAGATCATCAATGCTTATCCCACAAATATCACTGGGGTGTACTACAGGGACAGCATTGGCCCCAATGGCGGCTGCAACCACCACCAAAGCAGCCACCACGGCAAGCTTGCCAGTATTACTCGCTGCTCCCTCCATTGATAACCGATATATCCTGTCGGTGTTCAACTAACTAGCTATGCTTGTGTAGTTAACTTGTGGATATAGTGTTGATGATATTGTGGTTTCAGGGATATCGACTGGAGCTTGTATTTATAGTAGTGGAAATGTAAGACATGCAGAGAGGAGGTGGTAATAACTAATTGTGAGTCGTACCTCCCGTG contains:
- the LOC113758620 gene encoding adenylate isopentenyltransferase 5, chloroplastic-like; the encoded protein is MGCFGGIFNKNKVIFIMGATGTGKSRLSIDLATQIPAEIINSDKIQVYKGLDIVTNKVTEKEREGVPHHLLGEVEPDSDFTTRDFSYEALSAIDRILDSGRFPIIVGGSNSFLEALVEDPLYKFKSRFACCFIWIDVSLPVLFSYVSKRVDQMVDAGLVEEVGEIFDPEADYGRGIRRAIGVPEMDEYFRAEAKMDETSKETLLASAIEEIKSNTCKLACRQVEKIQRLKNELRWPISRIDATVVFEKTSGEEADNAWNMCVLDPCMEILSPFLNA